From a single Ciconia boyciana chromosome 4, ASM3463844v1, whole genome shotgun sequence genomic region:
- the LOC140651491 gene encoding adenomatous polyposis coli protein-like isoform X7, which translates to MRIQQIEKDILCIRQLLQSQAAEAEQAPQSKHDAGSHDTERHNEGQGTAEISIATTGTGQGSAARMDHETASVMNSSNNYSVPRRLTNHLGTKVTEDYKPQVEMVYSLLSMLGTHDKDDMSRTLLAMSSSQDSCIAMRQSGCLPLLIQLLHGNDKDSVLLGNSRGSKEARARASAALHNIIHSQPDDKRGRQEIRVLHLLEQIRAYCETCWKSQEAHEEGMDQDKTPMPAPVDHQICPAVCVLMKLSFDEEHRHAMNELGGLQAIAELLQVDCEMHGLTNDHYSVTLRRYAGMALTNLTFGDVANKATLCSMKDCMRALVAQLKSESEDLQQVIASVLRNLSWRADVNSKKTLREVGSVKALMECSLEVKKESTLKSILSALWNLSAHCTENKGDICAVHGALAFLVGTLTYRSQTNTLAIIESGGGILRNVSSLIATNEDHRQILRENSCLQTLLQHLKSHSLTIVSNACGTLWNLSARNAKDQEALWDMGAVSMLKNLIHSKHKMIAMGSAAALRNLMTNRPAKYKDANIMSPGSSLPSLHVRKQKALEAELDAQHLSETFDNIDNLSPKASHHNKQRHKQNIYNEYVLDSSRHDDGICRSESFNTGHMPVLSPCLNATVLPGSSSSSRGNIENSRSEKDRSLDKDGAVGLNSYHPATENTGNSSKRTGMQITAAAQIAKVMEEVTSMHIPQEDRNSCSTSEMHCLTEDRNVPRRTAAAHTHSNTYFPKSENSNRICPMLYTKMEYKRASNDSLNSVSSSDGYGKRGQMKPSIESYSEDDESKFRSYGQYPADLAHKIHSANHMDDNDEELDTPINYSLKYSDEQLNSGRQSPSQNERWARPKHIIDDEIKQNEQRQIRSQNATYSMYTESGDDKHMKYQSPFGQQECVSSFRSRGSNGSEQSRVGPTLGMNQKVNQSLCQVDDYDNDKPTNYSERYSEEEQHKEEEDRPTNYSIKYNEEEHHVDQPIDYSLKYSTEVPPSSQKPSFTFSNSSSVQSTKTDHISSSCGNISTPSGSSERQNQLHPSSAQSRSSHAQKTPCKTPSINQETIQTYCVEDTPICFSRCSSLSSLSSAEDEIGRDQSTHVTDANNTLQIAELKENNGILSTEGAVSEVASASQHIRTKSSRLQTPSLSPSDSSRHKAVEFSSGAKSPSKSGAHTPKSPPEHYVQETPLMFSRCTSVSSLDSFESRSIASSVQSEPCSGMVSGIISPSDLPDSPGQTMPPSRSKTPPPAQGAQVKREVAKGKVPNAEKRGSGPRQVAINEAVQRVQVLPDADTLLHFATESTPDGFSCCSSLSGLSLDEPFIQKDVELRIMPPVHENEHGNEAEPEQPDDTKDNQEKKAEKPTEAEKDIMDDSDDDDIEILEECIISAMPTKSSRKAKKPSQASASKIPPPVTRKPSQLPVYKLLPSQTGLQSQKHVSFTPGDDMPQVYFVEDTPINFSTTTSLSDLTIESLPELANVENVGTRAESGEFEKRDTIPTEGISTDDSRKAKSSTRTTPRLDDDKTEEGDILAECINSAMPKGKSHKPFRVKKIMDQIQQASLSVSNKNQSERDKNKPTSPVKPIPQNNEYRARVRKNTEPKSYINNERSYSENRDTKKQNLKNNSRYFNDKLPNNEEHVKGSFAFDSPHHYTPIEGTPYCFSRNDSLSSLDFDDDDVDLSREKAELRKGKAKETGTEDCTNTEQSSNQQPSNRTQVCQKYPTGRSQPKTFSQSTKDIPDRGAATDEKMQNFAIENTPVCFSRNSSLSSLSDIDQENNNKESEPAKQTEAPDSQIESNRPQTSGYAPKSFHVEDTPVCFSRNSSLSSLSIDSEDDLLQECISSAMPKKKKPSKVKSESEKNNSRNMGDILAEDLTLDLREIQRPDSEHGFSPDSENFDWKAIQEGANSIVSSLHQAAAAASLTRQASSDSDSILSLKSGISLGSPFHLTPDQEEKSFTSNKGPRILKPGEKSTLESKKVESENKGIKGGKKVYKSIITGKACSNSEVSSQLKQPQQTSMTSISRGRTMIHIPGVRNSSSSTSPVSKKGPPLKNTNSKSPSEGQSSVSSPIGVKPSVKPESAPVTRQPSQQSGSSKGPSRSGSRDSTPSRPQQQPLSRPLQSPGRNSISPGRYGISPPNKLSQLPRTSSPSTASTKSSSSGRMLYTAPGRQMSQQNLTKQTALPKSTSGIPRSESASKGLNQILNSGGSNKKAELSRMSSTKSSGSESDRSERPVLVRQSTFIKEASSPTLRQKLEESASFESLSPYRPGSPTRSQIQTPVLSPSLPDMSLSTHLTVQTSGWQNLPPNLSPSVEYDGRPAKHHDIGRSHSESPSRLLINRSGTWKREHSKHSSSLPRVSTWRRTGSSSSILSASSESSEKAKSEDEKQHGSSVSRHKQSKESQAPAKGTWRKIKENEIPQIMNDPQYSSSGATNDSDSKTLIYQMAPAVSKTEDVWVRIEDCPINNPRSGRSPTGNIPPVIDSVSEKGSMNDKDSKEINEKQNPGNGNVPVCTIGLENCPNSFFQIDSPDKKGTEAKPVQNKPVPAPENNESAVSERTPFSSSSSSKHNSLSGTVAARVTPFNYSPSPRKSSVDNSSSRPSQIPTPINNSTKKRDSKTENTDSSGTQSPKRHSGSYLVTSV; encoded by the exons AGGCCCGTGCCAGAGCCAGTGCAGCACTGCATAACATCATTCACTCCCAGCCCGATGATAAGCGAGGCAGACAGGAAATCCGTGTGCTTCATCTCTTGGAGCAAATCCGTGCTTACTGTGAAACGTGTTGGAAATCGCAGGAGGCACATGAAGAAGGCATGGACCAAGACAAAACCCCAA TGCCAGCTCCAGTTGATCATCAAATCTGTCCTGCAGTGTGTGTTTTGATGAAACTTTCATTTGATGAAGAACACAGGCATGCCATGAATGAGCTTG gaggttTGCAGGCCATTGCAGAACTGTTGCAAGTGGATTGTGAAATGCATGGACTTACAAATGACCACTATAGTGTTACATTAAGGAGGTATGCTGGAATGGCTCTGACAAACTTGACTTTTGGAGATGTGGCAAACAAG GCTACATTATGTTCTATGAAGGACTGCATGAGAGCTCTTGTAGCCCAATTGAAGTCTGAAAGTGAAGACTTGCAGCAG GTCATTGCAAGTGTTTTGAGGAACTTGTCCTGGCGAGCAGATGTAAACAGTAAAAAGACTCTACGTGAAGTTGGAAGTGTGAAAGCATTGATGGAATGTTCTTTAGAAGTTAAGAAG GAATCCACcctaaaaagtattttgagtgCCTTATGGAATTTATCAGCACACTGTACTGAGAACAAAGGTGATATATGTGCTGTTCATGGTGCTCTTGCATTTCTAGTTGGTACACTGACATACCGGAGCCAAACAAACACTTTAGCCATCATAGAAAGTGGAGGAGGAATATTAAGAAATGTTTCTAGCTTAATTGCTACTAATGAGGACCACAG GCAAATCTTGCGAGAGAACAGCTGCTTACAAACCTTGTTACAGCATTTGAAGTCACACAGTTTGACAATAGTCAGTAATGCATGTGGGACCCTGTGGAATCTTTCCGCACGAAATGCAAAAGATCAGGAGGCACTGTGGGACATGGGAGCAGTGAGCATGCTCAAAAATCTCATTCactcaaaacacaaaatgatAGCAATGGGCAGTGCTGCAGCTCTAAGAAACCTGATGACAAATAGGCCAGCAAAATATAAGGATGCCAACATTATGTCTCCAGGATCAAGCTTACCATCTCTTCatgttagaaaacaaaaggcacTGGAAGCAGAATTAGATGCTCAGCATTTATCAGAGACTTTTGACAACATAGATAATTTAAGCCCAAAAGCATCTCATCATAATAAGCAGAGACATaagcaaaatatatataatgagTATGTTTTAGATTCCAGTCGACATGATGATGGGATTTGCAGATCAGAGAGTTTTAATACTGGTCATATGCCTGTACTTTCACCATGTTTAAATGCTACAGTATTGCCTGGCTCCTCTTCCTCTAGTAGAGGAAACATAGAAAACTCTCGATCTGAGAAAGACAGAAGTCTCGATAAGGATGGAGCAGTAGGTTTAAATAGCTATCATCCAGCTACAGAGAATACTGGGAACTCCTCTAAGAGAACAGGAATGCAGatcactgctgcagctcagaTTGCCAAAGTTATGGAAGAAGTAACAAGCATGCATATTCCACAAGAAGACAGAAATTCTTGTTCCACTTCTGAAATGCATTGTTtgacagaagacagaaatgtcCCAAGAAGAACAGCTGCTGCCCATACTCACTCAAATACATACTTTCCTAAATCTGAGAATTCAAACAGGATATGTCCTATGCTTTATACAAAAATGGAATACAAGAGAGCTTCAAATGATAGTTTAAATAGTGTCAGCAGCAGTGATGGCTACGGTAAAAGAGGCCAAATGAAACCTTCCATTGAATCTTACTCAGAAGATGATGAAAGTAAATTTCGTAGTTATGGTCAATACCCAGCTGACTTGGCACATAAGATACATAGTGCAAATCATATGGATGACAATGATGAAGAGCTAGACACTCCTATTAATTATAGTCTTAAATATTCAGATGAACAGTTAAATTCTGGAAGGCAAAGTCCCTCTCAGAATGAAAGATGGGCAAGGCCTAAGCATATAATAgatgatgaaataaaacaaaatgaacaaaggCAGATAAGGAGCCAAAATGCAACTTATTCCATGTACACTGAAAGTGGAGATGATAAACACATGAAATATCAGTCACCTTTTGGACAGCAAGagtgtgtttcttcttttagatCAAGAGGGTCCAATGgttcagagcagagcagagtagGCCCAACTCTTGGAATGAATCAGAAAGTAAACCAGTCCTTGTGCCAGGTTGATGATTATGACAATGATAAACCAACCAACTATAGTGAACGCTACTCTGAGGAGGAACAacacaaagaggaagaagacagaCCAACCAATTATAGCATAAAGTACAATGAAGAGGAACATCATGTTGATCAGCCTATTGATTATAGTCTAAAATATTCAACAGAAGTTCCTCCCTCTTCTCAGAAGCcatcttttactttttcaaacaGTTCATCAGTGCAAAGCACTAAAACTGACCATATTTCCTCAAGCTGTGGGAACATATCAACCCCTTCAGGTAGTTCAGAGAGACAGAATCAGCTTCACCCAAGTTCTGCCCAGAGTAGAAGCAGTCATGCTCAAAAGACTCCCTGTAAGACTCCCTCTATTAATCAGGAAACTATACAAACTTACTGTGTGGAAGATACACCAATATGTTTTTCAAGGTGTAGCTCTTTGTCATCTTTGTCATCAGCTGAAGACGAAATAGGACGTGATCAATCCACACATGTGACAGATGCTAATAACACATTACAGATAGCAGaactaaaggaaaacaatgggATTCTGTCTACAGAAGGTGCAGTAAGTGAAGTTGCATCAGCATCTCAGCACATCAGAACAAAATCTAGTAGACTTCAGACTCCTAGTTTATCTCCTTCTGACTCTTCTAGACATAAAGCTGTTGAATTTTCTTCAGGTGCCAAATCTCCCTCAAAGAGTGGTGCACACACTCCTAAAAGTCCACCAGAACATTATGTGCAGGAGACTCCACTCATGTTTAGCAGATGTACTTCTGTAAGTTCCCTGGATAGTTTCGAAAGCCGTTCAATTGCTAGTTCAGTTCAAAGCGAGCCTTGCAGTGGAATGGTAAGTGGTATTATAAGTCCCAGTGATCTTCCAGACAGCCCAGGACAAACAATGCCTCCAAGCAGAAGTAAAACTCCACCCCCTGCTCAAGGAGCTCAAGTAAAGAGGGAAGTAGCTAAAGGCAAAGTACCTAATGCAGAAAAGAGAGGGTCTGGTCCTAGACAGGTAGCTATAAATGAAGCTGTTCAAAGAGTTCAGGTACTGCCAGATGCTGATACATTATTACATTTTGCCACAGAAAGTACACCGGATggattttcttgctgttctaGCCTAAGTGGTCTGAGTCTTGATGAACCATTTATACAGAAAGATGTAGAGTTAAGAATAATGCCTCCTGTACATGAAAATGAACATGGAAATGAAGCAGAACCTGAACAGCCAGATGATACAAAGGATAaccaagagaagaaagcagagaagcctactgaagcagaaaaagacattATGGATGATTCCGATGATGATGATATTGAAATATTGGAAGAATGTATTATTTCTGCAATGCCAACAAAATCTTCACGTAAAGCCAAAAAGCCTTCTCAAGCATCTGCTTCAAAAATACCTCCTCCTGTAACCAGAAAGCCAAGCCAACTGCCAGTTTACAAACTTTTGCCTTCACAAACTGGATTGCAATCCCAAAAGCATGTGAGTTTTACACCTGGAGATGATATGCCACAGGTATATTTTGTTGAGGATACACCAATAAATTTTTCAACAACTACATCTTTGAGTGACCTCACAATAGAATCACTACCAGAGTTGGCCAATGTAGAGAATGTGGGTACAAGGGCAGAGTCAGGGGAGTTTGAAAAGAGAGACACCATTCCTACAGAAGGTATAAGTACAGATGACTCTCGAAAAGCAAAAAGCTCAACTAGGACTACCCCAAGACTGGATGATGACAAAACAGAAGAGGGTGATATTCTGGCCGAATGTATTAACTCAGCTatgccaaaaggaaaaagtcaCAAACCTTTCAGAGTGAAGAAGATAATGGATCAAATTCAACAAGCATCTTTATCTGTAAGTAACAAAAATCAGTCAGAACGTGATAAAAACAAGCCAACATCACCAGTAAAGCCCATTCCCCAAAATAATGAATATAGAGCACGtgtaagaaaaaacacagagccTAAAAGCTATATTAATAATGAAAGAAGCTATTCAGAGAACAGAgacacaaagaaacagaatcttaaaaataattcaagataTTTTAATGACAAACTTCCAAATAATGAAGAGCATGTAAAAGGAAGCTTTGCATTTGATTCCCCTCATCATTACACGCCTATTGAGGGAACTCCTTATTGTTTTTCACGGAATGATTCCCTAAGTTCTTTAGattttgatgatgatgatgttgaCCTTTCAAGGGAGAAGGCAGAATTGcgaaaaggaaaagcaaaggaaacaggaaCTGAAGACTGCACTAATACAGAACAGTCTTCAAATCAGCAACCAAGTAATAGGACACAAGTTTGTCAAAAATACCCAACAGGCAGAAGCCAACCTAAAACTTTCTCTCAGTCAACTAAAGATATTCCAGACAGAGGAGCAGCTACAgatgagaaaatgcagaattttgctATCGAAAACACACCTGTATGTTTTTCTCGCAATTCATCTCTTAGTTCCCTCAGTGATATTGatcaagaaaacaacaacaaagaaagtgAACCTGCAAAACAAACTGAGGCTCCTGATTCACAGATAGAATCAAATAGACCACAGACTTCTGGTTATGCACCTAAATCATTTCATGTTGAAGATACTCCTGTATGTTTCTCTAGAAACAGCTCTCTCAGTTCTCTTAGTATTGACTCAGAAGATGATCTGTTGCAGGAATGCATTAGTTCTGCTAtgcctaaaaagaaaaaaccctcaaaagtaaagagtgaaagtgaaaaaaataattccagaaaTATGGGTGATATATTGGCAGAAGATTTAACACTGGATTTGAGAGAGATACAGAGGCCGGATTCAGAACATGGTTTCTCACCTGATTCAGAGAACTTTGATTGGAAAGCTATACAAGAAGGTGCAAATTCTATAGTTAGTAGCTTGCAtcaagctgcagctgctgcatcaCTGACTAGACAAGCTTCATCAGACTCTGACTCTATCCTTTCATTAAAATCTGGTATTTCTCTAGGGTCACCATTTCATCTTACCCCAGACCAAGAAGAAAAGTCTTTTACTAGTAATAAAGGTCCAAGAATTCTTAAGCCAGGGGAGAAGAGTACATTGGAGTCTAAAAAAGTAGAATCTGAAAATAAGGGaatcaaaggaggaaaaaaagtatataaaagtATAATTACAGGAAAAGCTTGCTCCAATTCAGAAGTTTCAAGCCAGTTAAAGCAACCACAGCAAACAAGTATGACTTCAATTTCACGTGGTAGGACAATGATTCATATTCCGGGAGTTCGAAATAGTTCCTCAAGTACTAGTCCTGTTTCCAAAAAAGGTCCCCCACTAAAAAATACAAACTCCAAGAGTCCCAGTGAAGGCCAAAGCTCCGTTAGTTCTCCAATAGGAGTCAAGCCATCAGTGAAACCTGAGTCAGCTCCTGTAACTAGGCAACCATCTCAACAGAGTGGATCAAGTAAAGGACCTTCTAGATCAGGATCTAGAGACTCCACTCCTTCTAGACCTCAACAGCAGCCATTAAGCAGGCCTCTGCAATCTCCAGGCCGAAACTCAATTTCCCCAGGAAGATATGGTATAAGTCCTCCCAACAAACTGTCTCAGTTGCCAAGGACATCATCTCCTAGTACAGCTTCAACTAAATCTTCGAGTTCAGGAAGAATGTTATATACAGCACCAGGCAGGCAGATGAGCCAGCAAAACCTTACAAAGCAAACTGCCTTACCTAAGAGTACCAGTGGCATTCCCAGAAGTGAGTCTGCTTCAAAAGGATTAAACCAAATTCTCAATAGTGGTGGatcaaacaaaaaagctgaattATCCAGAATGTCATCCACAAAATCTAGCGGAAGTGAATCTGACAGATCTGAAAGACCTGTTCTGGTTCGTCAGTCAACTTTTATTAAAGAAGCTTCGAGTCCAACTCTAAGACAGAAATTAGAAGAGTCTGCTTCATTTGAATCTCTGTCTCCTTACAGGCCAGGCTCTCCCACTAGGTCCCAAATACAGACTCCAGTTTTAAGTCCATCTCTTCCTGATATGTCTTTATCCACTCATTTAACTGTCCAGACTAGTGGTTGGCAAAATTTACCCCCTAATCTGAGTCCTTCTGTAGAATATGATGGGAGACCAGCAAAACATCATGACATAGGTCGTTCTCATTCTGAGAGTCCATCTAGATTGCTAATCAATAGATCAGGAACATGGAAGCGTGAACATAGTAAGCATTCCTCATCGCTTCCTCGTGTAAGCACTTGGCGAAGAACTGGAAGTTCTTCCTCAATTCTGTCAGCTTCTTCAGAATCcagtgaaaaggcaaaaagtgaagatgaaaagcaaCATGGAAGTTCTGTTTCTAGACACAAACAAAGTAAAGAAAGTCAAGCACCAGCAAAAGGtacttggagaaaaataaaagaaaatgaaattcctCAAATAATGAATGATCCTCAGTATTCTTCCTCAGGTGCAACAAATGACTCTGATTCCAAAACTCTAATTTATCAGATGGCACCAGCTGTCTCTAAGACAGAGGATGTGTGGGTGAGGATAGAGGACTGCCCTATTAATAATCCTCGATCTGGAAGATCCCCAACTGGAAATATTCCCCCTGTTATTGACAGTGTTTCAGAGAAAGGGAGTATGAATGATAAAGATTCTAAAGagattaatgaaaaacaaaatccagggaATGGAAATGTTCCTGTTTGTACCATTGGTTTAGAAAATTGTCCAAACTCTTTCTTTCAGATAGACAGTCCAGACAAGAAAGGAACGGAAGCAAAACCTGTACAGAATAAACCTGTTCCTGCaccagaaaataatgaaagtgcTGTTAGTGAGCGTACACCATTCAGTTCCAGTAGCTCAAGCAAACATAACTCCCTCAGTGGTACTGTTGCAGCAAGAGTGACTCCTTTCAACTACAGTCCAAGTCCCAGGAAGAGTAGCGTGGACAACAGTTCTTCTCGGCCATCACAAATACCAACGCCAATAAATAACAGCACAAAGAAACGTGActcaaagactgaaaatacagaCTCCAGCGGAACTCAGAGTCCTAAACGTCATTCTGGCTCTTACCTGGTGACTTCTGTTTAA